In Chengkuizengella sediminis, one DNA window encodes the following:
- a CDS encoding putative holin-like toxin, with the protein MEINDALILMIMFSMLILTLLSYLKKK; encoded by the coding sequence ATGGAAATTAATGATGCATTAATATTGATGATCATGTTCAGTATGCTTATTCTAACTTTACTTTCATACCTCAAAAAAAAATAA
- a CDS encoding ABC transporter substrate-binding protein, producing MKKIGYSIIILLLVLIMSACSEQTSKSESTKTNESSEEQQVGNKDGDKTQVIFWHSMGGTLQETLDSLVNKYNQSQNEYEIVAEYQGSYEEALTKLRSVGGTDDAPAIMQTFEVGTKYMIDSGFFEPIQTFIDKEDYDMDLLEENIVNYYKVEGKFYSMPFNSSTPVLIYNKDAFTEVGLEADKAPRTYSEIKEAAKKLTTVNGNVTDRYGFSMLTYGWFFEQLLATQGGLYVDENNGRSGDAENALFNGEEGLRIFNLLNDMNKAGTFGNFGSNWDDIRAAFQSGKVAMYMDSSSGVRTAIENSPFEVGVGFIPFPDNMVPQGVVIGGASLWLSKEIDESIQEGAWNFMKYLQTPEIQAIWHVETGYFAITPAAYDEQLVKDEHSKYPQLKVTVEQLQSTKSQPATQGALISVFPESRQQVVTALENLYQGMAPQEALDQAAKGTERAMEIANRTKK from the coding sequence GAGGAGCAGCAGGTAGGAAATAAAGATGGAGATAAAACGCAAGTAATCTTCTGGCATTCCATGGGGGGAACATTGCAAGAAACGTTAGATAGCCTTGTTAATAAGTACAATCAATCTCAAAACGAATATGAAATTGTTGCTGAATACCAAGGCTCATATGAAGAAGCTTTAACTAAACTACGGAGTGTAGGTGGTACAGATGATGCGCCAGCTATAATGCAAACATTTGAAGTTGGAACAAAATATATGATTGATAGTGGTTTTTTTGAACCGATCCAAACTTTTATTGATAAAGAAGATTACGATATGGATTTATTGGAAGAGAACATTGTTAATTACTACAAAGTTGAGGGGAAATTTTACTCTATGCCATTTAATTCATCAACACCTGTTTTAATTTATAATAAGGATGCTTTTACTGAAGTTGGTTTAGAAGCGGATAAAGCACCACGTACATATAGTGAGATCAAAGAAGCAGCTAAAAAATTAACTACTGTGAATGGTAATGTCACAGATCGATACGGTTTTTCAATGTTGACATATGGTTGGTTTTTTGAACAGCTCCTAGCAACACAAGGAGGGTTATATGTAGATGAAAACAATGGGCGTTCGGGTGATGCAGAAAATGCATTGTTCAATGGTGAAGAAGGACTGAGAATTTTTAATTTATTAAACGATATGAATAAAGCAGGGACGTTTGGTAATTTTGGATCCAATTGGGATGATATTCGTGCCGCTTTCCAATCTGGTAAGGTAGCTATGTATATGGATTCTTCGTCAGGAGTTCGTACTGCTATTGAAAATTCTCCTTTTGAAGTAGGGGTAGGATTTATTCCTTTTCCTGATAATATGGTACCTCAAGGGGTAGTGATAGGTGGCGCTTCGTTGTGGTTATCAAAAGAAATTGATGAGAGCATACAGGAGGGGGCATGGAATTTTATGAAATATTTGCAAACCCCAGAAATTCAAGCGATATGGCATGTTGAAACAGGATATTTTGCTATAACACCAGCGGCTTATGATGAGCAATTAGTGAAAGATGAGCATTCAAAATACCCACAGCTTAAAGTAACCGTTGAACAATTACAATCAACGAAGTCACAACCTGCAACACAAGGAGCGTTAATATCCGTATTTCCTGAATCAAGACAACAGGTTGTAACTGCGTTGGAAAATTTATATCAAGGAATGGCTCCACAGGAAGCATTAGACCAGGCAGCAAAAGGAACAGAACGTGCAATGGAAATAGCGAATCGTACGAAAAAATAA